AACAACTAGGATCAAAGCATTTTATCGGTCGAGGATTGTTAATGGCTAATGGGGATGACTGGTATCATCAACGGCATATTGTTGCTCCAGCATTCATTGGAGACAGACTCAAGGTTAATTGATTCTCAATATCTGCACAAACAAAAAGATCAGATTTTGCaatcaatttcaacaaaataacacAAACCCAGCTCTCAATTTTCGATTTCTGAAGATGGGTTGCTGATGCTTTTTTGTAATTTCTAATAGAAAAATGCTGTACACATGGTGGAATGCACTAACCAGATGCTCCAATCGCTGCAAAATGCAGTGGAATCAGGGGAATCAGAGTTTGATATTGGAGAGCACATGACCAGACTCACTGCTGATATAATCTCTCGAACTGAATTCGGTACTAGTTATGAGAAAGGAAAGCAGATTTTTCGCTTATTAACAGTGCTTCAACGTCGTTGTGCTCAGGCAAGCAGACACTTGTTCTTTCCTGGAAGTCGGTGAGTAATCCAGCATATATTTCCAAAATCCTGTTTTAATTAAAATCTGggttttgactttttttaattttgtgtaCAGATATTTTCCTAATAAATATAACAGAGAAATAAAGTCATTGAAGATGGAAGTGGAGAGACTGTTACTAGAGATAATACAGAGCAGGAAAGATTGTGTAGAGATAGGCAGGAGCAGTTCTTATGGGAATGATTTGCTTGGGATGTTACTCAATGAGATGCAGAAAAAGAGAGGCAATGGTGGGTTTAGCATAAACTTGCAATTGATAATGGATGAATGCAAGACTTTCTTCTTTACTGGACATGAAACAATTGCTCTCTTGCTCACATGGACTGTCATGCTTCTTGCAAGCAATCCTTCTTGGCAGGACAAGGTTAGAGCAGAGGTTATGCAGGTCTGCAATGGTGGAACTCCCTCTGTAGATCATCTCTCCAAACTATCCCTGGTAAGTAATACAATTTTCAAATTTAGTATATTTAATGTAttagtatgtatgtatgtatttgttgGTTATTGTTAATGGGTGCATTAACTGTAACATCTAAAACTTTGAGCCAAAAAACAATTTCTTGGCATTAACTTCCGTACCTACCATCCTACTTCTAGCAGCCACAAGCTTCCAAGCATATTCAATGTGAAACTGAAATACattcatatataaattatataattatatattcatTGTAGTGGTCAAAGGCTTAATGCCCATTGCTGGTTGAGGCCCTTGTTATAAGGGATCGTCAACTTTCTctgtagttgttttttttttttaaatgaaattattgttctaaaaaaaaacttaaagcCTTAAAGTACTAGTGGTGTTTTTTTAATGATCACCTAGAAGATATCAATTAGGTTTATACAACTTCATGGATGTCCACTTCAGTATATAATGTTGTTCAGAAGTATTAGTCGTCTtagttgttgaggtgtatggacAGTATTTAAAGTGCATGTGGAGCCTATCACATGAACTTTAATTTTAATGCATACATCTCAACAACTTAGATCATTGGAATCCCAATTAATCTGTTTCCTATATTgttatattaataatttattatatacaaatatatatattctatctCCTTTGCAAAATGTTGGCTTCATAAATCATTAAATCTAATTATAATTAAGGCAAAAGAAAGCCAATAATGATTAAATAGCTGGTTATCCGTTGAATTTGTGATCACATAATAAAGTGTGAGTCAAGGACAATCTTATACAAAATAGTCAAGACCTAATACTAACTAGTTGGAAGAGTCAAAGACAAACTCAATTAGTGCCATTAAAACACCTCCTAACTTCACTTGACCCAAGAGTTATATGTGCATAACTCTCTTTTTTATGCTCATATTTGCTATACCGACCTCAATGTGACTTGCAAAACTGTGATACATTCTTTTGTATCAAACTAAAATGTATTAATAGTAGGCTATGGTAGGTAGGGTTGTTCCACTAGCTAATGTGTGACGTGATTCCAAACTATTATATGAtaattgtacaatttgagaatTGTAGAGCTCCCAAATCCGGGAAAGGGAGGGTTTATCCAAATACCATAAGTCTCCCATCCGGAATGCTAGTGAAAACCCTATCAATGTGTCTATTATACATTACCAATGTGTCTATTATAGATTTGTAATGGACGATTGTTATACTTACATGAAGGTCATAACCTCTTTATTTTTGCAGTTAAACATGGTAATAAATGAATCACTAAGGTTATATCCACCGGCAACCTTGCTCCCTAGAATGGCCTTTGAAGACATCATTTTGGGTGACCTATACATTCCAAAAGGACTATCAATATGGATTCCAGTTCTGGCTATTCATCACAGTGAAGAGTTATggggtaaagatgcaaatgagTTCAATCCTAATAGATTTGCATCCAAGAGTTTCGGCCACGCCCGGCATTTCATTCCCTTCGCCGCCGGCCCGAGGAATTGCATCGGACAATCCTTTGCTATTATGGAGGCTAAGATCATATTAGCCATGTTAATCTCGCGGTTTAGCTTCACCATTTCGGAGAGTTATCGACACGCTCCGATTGTAGTCCTCACAATAAAGCCTAAATATGGAGTTCAAGTATGCTTGAAGCCTTTAAatctttgaagaaaaaaaaaacaaaaggttttgatgattttgtcAATTATATAGTTGATAATGAGAGAGAGTTTGAGGCTGGAGTTTTGATCATTTCATAACTGTgttctttatttgttttatgttgtttacatatatatatatatatatatatgtttatggagCATCAAACAAAGACACAAACCTTTTATACATGCCCCATTGGCCATTACCATCTATAGCTTATCTAAATAAAACCCTCAAACTTTAAAGAATACCTTATTTGTTTTATAATGACTTGTTAGTTCTTGACCAACTACTAGTACCCTTTTGTTTCTATTTTACAATCATCATTATTTCATCTCAATCTCTTCACtataatatatgtgtatatatataattagctTGATTCTtccaacttttcttcaattctattgattttaaatacaGAGAGTGCTTATAGCTTTCAACAATGAAAAGTAGCCAAGTTGTACATCCAACTATATCAtgtgttgttttctttcttctatCTAAAGTCTTTTTTTGCATTATGTGA
The window above is part of the Tripterygium wilfordii isolate XIE 37 chromosome 3, ASM1340144v1, whole genome shotgun sequence genome. Proteins encoded here:
- the LOC119989887 gene encoding cytokinin hydroxylase-like, producing MGMVVLVATITIIMFLSIFLKVAHDTFSCYWLTPRRIKRIMERQGVHGPKPRPLIGNILDMASLVSQSISKDMDHIHHDIVGRLLPHYVAWSKEYGKRFIYWNGIEPRMCLAETGLIRELLTKYSTKAGKSWLQQLGSKHFIGRGLLMANGDDWYHQRHIVAPAFIGDRLKKNAVHMVECTNQMLQSLQNAVESGESEFDIGEHMTRLTADIISRTEFGTSYEKGKQIFRLLTVLQRRCAQASRHLFFPGSRYFPNKYNREIKSLKMEVERLLLEIIQSRKDCVEIGRSSSYGNDLLGMLLNEMQKKRGNGGFSINLQLIMDECKTFFFTGHETIALLLTWTVMLLASNPSWQDKVRAEVMQVCNGGTPSVDHLSKLSLLNMVINESLRLYPPATLLPRMAFEDIILGDLYIPKGLSIWIPVLAIHHSEELWGKDANEFNPNRFASKSFGHARHFIPFAAGPRNCIGQSFAIMEAKIILAMLISRFSFTISESYRHAPIVVLTIKPKYGVQVCLKPLNL